A stretch of DNA from Carya illinoinensis cultivar Pawnee chromosome 12, C.illinoinensisPawnee_v1, whole genome shotgun sequence:
GATGCGAGTTATTCTTGCTTCAAACCGTGGGACTGTTATGGAACTTGGAATCACCCCGATTGTGACTTCTGGACTGGTGATGCAACTCCTTGCTGGGTCAAAGATCATTGAAGTGGACAACAATGTACGTGAAGATCGTGCCCTCCTGTAAGTATCTTTCTACAACTATTCGTATATAATGTGTTTGTGTTTCACTTCTTTTAGCAGACATCcaaattattatgattttttaggcTAGGTTTACTTTGACCGGTGACTtttatgtaactttttttttaatgagcttGTTTCCTAGATGTTGTGTGTGTGGATTATTAAAGATGTTTTTCCCTTCACAATGCTCCCTCCAAAGCACTAAATGGCCTTTATTTTTCAATGACTGCAACTGGATTGTCAACTTGTGGTCTATGTTTGACAtgattttttccccttttcttcCCAGAAATGGTGCGCAGAAGTTACTTGGCATCCTGATTGCTGTGGGTGAGGCGGTTGCATACGTTCTCTCAGGAATGTATGGCAGTGTTGGCCAACTTGGAGTTGGAAATGCAATTCTTATTATCATTCAGCTCTGCTTTGCTGGTATCATTGTGATATGTTTGGATGAACTTCTTCAGAAAGGATATGGTCTAGGCTCTGGAATTTCACTTTTCATAGCTACCAATATCTGGTGAgtatttaatttctttgttctgGATATATAACTCATAAACTTTCAGGACTAAGCACTAAAATTTATGTTTCCCTTATGGTTAAGAATAACTTTAGAGCTTGGTATCTTTTGGGGAATTCATTTACTTGCTTCGTTGAGATGTGTATGATGAATCTGAATATTTGAAGATTTATATGATTCTTTTTCAGTGAAAACATTATCTGGAAAGCATTTAGCCCCACCACTATTAACAGTGGGCGGGGAGCTGAATTTGAGGGTGCTGTTATTGCTCTATTCCATCTGCTTATAACTCGAACGGACAAGGTTCGTGCTCTCCGGGAGGCCTTTTACCGGCAGAATCTACCAAATGTGACAAACTTGCTTGCTACAGTATTGGTCTTCCTAATTGTAATCTATTTCCAAGGTTTCCGTGTGGTTTTGCCTGTGAGGTCAAAGAATGCCAGAGGACAACAAGGTTCTTATCCAATCAAGCTGTTCTATACCTCCAACATGCCCATCATTCTACACTCTGCCCTTGTGTCCAATCTTTACTTCATCTCTCAAGTATGGGTTTTTTATGTT
This window harbors:
- the LOC122289956 gene encoding protein transport protein Sec61 subunit alpha-like, whose protein sequence is MGGGFRVLHLVRPFLSFLPEVQSADRKIPFREKVIYTVISLFIFLVCSQLPLYGIHSTTGADPFYWMRVILASNRGTVMELGITPIVTSGLVMQLLAGSKIIEVDNNVREDRALLNGAQKLLGILIAVGEAVAYVLSGMYGSVGQLGVGNAILIIIQLCFAGIIVICLDELLQKGYGLGSGISLFIATNICENIIWKAFSPTTINSGRGAEFEGAVIALFHLLITRTDKVRALREAFYRQNLPNVTNLLATVLVFLIVIYFQGFRVVLPVRSKNARGQQGSYPIKLFYTSNMPIILHSALVSNLYFISQLLYRRYSGNFLVNLLGKWKESEYSSGQSIPVGGLAYYITAPSSLADMAANPFHALFYLVFMLSACALFSKTWIEVSGSSARDVAKQLKEQQMVMPGHRESNLQKELNRYIPTAAAFGGMCIGALTVLADFMGAIGSGTGILLAVTIIYQYFETFEKERASELGFFGF